A single genomic interval of Streptomyces showdoensis harbors:
- a CDS encoding ATP-binding protein: MIDTEGDCAEWHFPAEANAVRTARHAVRDTLRAWQLDSVIGDVTILLVSELVTNSLRYASGPIGVRLVRLRADGTGPGHGPALLVEVSDPLPDGPTERPAGPEDEGGRGLQLVACSARRWGTRAGRTGKTVWFELALPGE, from the coding sequence GTGATCGACACCGAAGGCGACTGTGCCGAGTGGCACTTTCCGGCGGAGGCCAACGCCGTGCGCACGGCCCGCCACGCGGTGCGGGACACCCTGAGGGCCTGGCAGCTCGATTCGGTGATCGGCGATGTGACGATCCTGCTGGTCAGCGAGCTGGTGACCAACTCCCTGCGGTACGCCTCCGGGCCCATCGGGGTCCGCCTGGTGCGTCTCCGGGCCGACGGAACCGGCCCCGGGCACGGCCCCGCGCTCCTGGTGGAGGTCTCCGATCCGCTTCCGGATGGGCCCACCGAACGCCCCGCGGGACCCGAGGACGAGGGGGGCCGGGGGCTCCAGCTCGTGGCCTGTTCCGCACGCCGCTGGGGTACCCGTGCGGGCAGGACGGGAAAAACCGTGTGGTTCGAGCTGGCCCTGCCTGGTGAGTAA
- a CDS encoding succinate dehydrogenase/fumarate reductase iron-sulfur subunit, producing MSTYEARFRIWRGDSDGGELTDYTVEVHDGEVVLDLVHRLQATQAPDLAVRWNCKAGKCGSCSAEINGRPRLMCMTRMSVFARDETVTLTPMRAFPVIRDLVTDVSFNYAKAREIPAFVPPAGVAPGEYRMRQEDVDRSQEFRKCIECFLCQDTCHVVRDHEENKPAFAGPRFLMRIAELDMHPLDAAAETGLDRRRTAQDEHGLGYCNITKCCTEVCPESIRITDNALIPMKERVVDRKYDPVVWLGNRIRRRGH from the coding sequence ATGAGCACGTACGAGGCCCGCTTCCGGATCTGGCGGGGCGACAGCGACGGCGGTGAGCTGACCGACTACACCGTGGAGGTGCACGACGGCGAGGTGGTCCTCGACCTCGTGCACCGCCTCCAGGCCACCCAGGCCCCGGACCTGGCCGTGCGCTGGAACTGCAAGGCCGGCAAGTGCGGTTCGTGCTCGGCCGAGATCAACGGGCGGCCGCGGCTGATGTGCATGACCCGGATGTCGGTCTTCGCGCGCGACGAGACCGTCACCCTGACGCCGATGCGGGCCTTCCCGGTGATCCGCGACCTGGTCACGGACGTCTCCTTCAACTACGCGAAGGCACGGGAGATCCCGGCCTTCGTCCCCCCGGCCGGGGTGGCCCCGGGCGAGTACCGGATGCGGCAGGAGGACGTCGACCGCTCGCAGGAGTTCCGCAAGTGCATCGAGTGCTTCCTGTGCCAGGACACCTGCCACGTCGTCCGCGACCACGAGGAGAACAAGCCCGCCTTCGCCGGCCCCCGCTTCCTCATGCGGATCGCCGAACTCGACATGCACCCCCTCGACGCGGCGGCCGAGACCGGCCTCGACCGCCGCCGCACCGCCCAGGACGAACACGGCCTCGGCTACTGCAACATCACCAAGTGCTGCACGGAGGTGTGCCCCGAGTCCATCCGGATCACCGACAACGCGCTGATCCCGATGAAGGAACGGGTCGTGGACCGGAAGTACGACCCGGTGGTGTGGCTGGGGAACAGGATCCGGCGCCGGGGGCACTGA
- a CDS encoding fumarate reductase/succinate dehydrogenase flavoprotein subunit encodes MSPVERQRWDVIVVGAGGAGLRAAIEARRRGARTAVICKSLFGKAHTVMAEGGIAASMANANPHDTWQVHFRDTMRGGKFLNQWRMAELHAREAPERVWELETWGALFDRTPDGRISQRNFGGHEYPRLAHVGDRTGLELIRTLQQKIVSLQQEDFRETGEYESRLRVFQECTVTRVLKDASGERVGGVFCYERETGRFFVLEAPSVVLATGGIGKSFKVTSNSWEYTGDGHALALLAGAPLVNMEFVQFHPTGMVWPPSVKGILVTESVRGDGGVLRNSEGRRFMFDYVPEVFKEKYAQSEEEGDRWYEDPDHNRRPPELLPRDEVARAINAEVKAGRGSPHGGVFLDVSTRMPAEVIRRRLPSMYHQFKELADVDITAEAMEVGPTCHYVMGGVAVDSETAATVGVPGLFAAGEVAGGMHGSNRLGGNSLSDLLVFGRRAGLHAAEHALDGGAGTRGHGPEPGSTVRAPGSAPPHRVPEAAVTAARAEALAPFDGGAAAAPENPYTLHQELQQTMNDLVGIIRREGEMAEALERIAELRERAGRVAVEGHRQFNPGWHLALDLRNMLLVSECVARAALERTESRGGHTREDYPSMDRAWRPVNLLCRAVDDRVALERVGTEPIRADLLALFEREELAKYLSAEELES; translated from the coding sequence ATGAGTCCTGTGGAACGACAGCGGTGGGACGTGATCGTGGTCGGCGCCGGCGGCGCCGGGCTGCGGGCGGCGATCGAGGCGCGGCGCCGGGGCGCCCGCACCGCGGTGATCTGCAAGTCCCTCTTCGGCAAGGCCCACACGGTGATGGCGGAGGGCGGCATCGCCGCCTCCATGGCCAACGCCAACCCGCACGACACCTGGCAGGTCCACTTCCGCGACACCATGCGCGGCGGGAAGTTCCTCAACCAGTGGCGGATGGCCGAACTCCACGCCCGGGAGGCGCCCGAGCGGGTGTGGGAGCTGGAGACCTGGGGCGCGCTCTTCGACCGCACGCCGGACGGGCGCATCTCCCAGCGCAACTTCGGCGGCCACGAGTACCCCCGGCTCGCGCACGTCGGCGACCGGACCGGCCTGGAGCTGATCCGCACCCTCCAGCAGAAGATCGTCTCCCTCCAGCAGGAGGACTTCCGGGAGACCGGGGAGTACGAGTCACGGCTCAGGGTCTTCCAGGAGTGCACGGTCACCCGCGTCCTGAAGGACGCTTCCGGGGAGCGGGTCGGCGGCGTCTTCTGTTACGAGCGGGAGACCGGCCGCTTCTTCGTGCTGGAGGCGCCGTCGGTGGTGCTCGCGACCGGCGGGATCGGCAAGTCGTTCAAGGTGACGTCCAACTCCTGGGAGTACACGGGCGACGGGCACGCGCTCGCCCTGCTCGCGGGGGCGCCGCTGGTCAACATGGAGTTCGTGCAGTTCCATCCGACCGGGATGGTCTGGCCGCCTTCGGTGAAGGGCATCCTCGTCACCGAGTCGGTGCGCGGCGACGGCGGGGTGCTGCGGAACTCCGAGGGCCGGCGGTTCATGTTCGACTACGTCCCCGAGGTCTTCAAGGAGAAGTACGCGCAGTCGGAGGAGGAGGGCGACCGCTGGTACGAGGACCCCGACCACAACCGCCGCCCGCCCGAGCTGCTGCCGCGCGACGAGGTGGCCCGTGCGATCAACGCCGAGGTCAAGGCGGGCCGCGGCTCCCCGCACGGCGGTGTCTTCCTCGACGTGTCGACCCGGATGCCGGCGGAGGTGATCCGGCGCCGGCTGCCCTCGATGTACCACCAGTTCAAGGAGCTGGCGGACGTCGACATCACGGCCGAGGCGATGGAGGTCGGGCCGACCTGCCACTACGTGATGGGCGGGGTGGCCGTCGACTCGGAGACGGCGGCGACGGTCGGCGTGCCGGGCCTCTTCGCGGCCGGCGAGGTCGCCGGCGGGATGCACGGGTCCAACCGGCTGGGCGGCAACTCCCTGTCGGACCTGCTGGTGTTCGGGCGGCGGGCGGGGCTGCACGCGGCGGAGCACGCGCTGGACGGCGGGGCCGGGACCCGAGGTCATGGGCCCGAGCCCGGATCCACGGTCCGGGCCCCGGGGTCCGCTCCCCCGCACCGCGTCCCCGAAGCGGCCGTGACCGCGGCGCGGGCGGAGGCCCTGGCCCCGTTCGACGGCGGCGCGGCGGCCGCCCCGGAGAACCCGTACACCCTCCACCAGGAGCTCCAGCAGACGATGAACGACCTCGTCGGGATCATCCGGCGGGAGGGCGAGATGGCCGAGGCGCTGGAGCGGATCGCGGAGCTCCGGGAGCGGGCGGGGCGGGTCGCCGTGGAGGGGCACCGGCAGTTCAACCCCGGCTGGCACCTGGCCCTGGACCTGCGGAACATGCTGCTGGTCAGCGAGTGCGTGGCCCGGGCGGCGCTGGAACGCACCGAGAGCAGGGGCGGGCACACCCGCGAGGACTACCCGTCGATGGACCGCGCCTGGCGCCCGGTGAACCTGCTGTGCCGGGCGGTGGACGACCGCGTCGCCCTGGAACGGGTGGGCACCGAACCGATCAGGGCCGACCTCCTCGCGCTCTTCGAGCGGGAGGAGCTGGCCAAGTACCTGTCCGCGGAGGAGCTGGAGTCATGA
- a CDS encoding SpoIIE family protein phosphatase, with the protein MSEIPETASGVVWQSSPPGSIYDYIRVASFSIGPDGLVEQWSRRAVELFGVTAEEARGKDPVEAFMPADLRERGHRRVKEILDGKEWTGLVPFRMPGEDRPHGIAEMYVMPSETADGERAALCIVVDVRALRRIETDLAASQAIFGQSPFGFLLFGTDLTVKRANRRFATVFGGSADDHRGRTVHDYLPAPEADRMTAALRKVLETGESVADLQIVGAAPGSTDRRQWSINLYRVHSGTGRPVGVAGLGIDVTRRHNAAREAANARRNLALLNEAGARIGTSLDLEATARELLGVAVPGFCDLAAVDLYQGLLTGDEAPPGRMGSSHDVGYGAGSAELRRVAVASAVSDSRVQVGRPRPAGDDAAARTAGADREVCCDEGPIAVGSVHRYPFNSPCADALRTGRIRTVPGTDGSLVQSTLVVPMVAHDTVVGLVQFSRAKGSEPFGERDRALAVELAARAAVCIDNARLYRREHERALILQRSLLPPGDPEAAGLDIACRYLPGTAATEVGGDWFDVIQLPGHRTALVVGDVMGRGLRAAVAMGELRTAVRTLAQLDLEPAEVLSHLDEIARGLGAPGGAQQSARAHKARGPELSEVYLATCVYAVYDPVTRRCTFANAGHLPPVLVEPGEEALLLDVPPGMPLGVGGEPFEEVEVELPEGSLLALYTDGLVESRDHPLDEGLSAFRSALANPGRPLEDVCDHVLSTLDTRHGEDDIALLMARIQGLPAEAVGDWRLPREPRSVGRARELARAQLTAWRLEPLVDTVELLVSELVTNALRYGEGEIRLRLLRDRTLVCEVWDAGLVQPRRRRAKDTDEGGRGLQLVGLLSAAWGSRRTPRGKTVWFELPLPDGDGLAEPTVDQLLSMF; encoded by the coding sequence GTGAGCGAGATACCTGAGACGGCGAGCGGTGTCGTGTGGCAGAGCAGCCCGCCCGGATCGATCTATGACTACATCCGGGTCGCCTCCTTCTCGATCGGCCCCGACGGGCTCGTCGAGCAGTGGAGCAGACGGGCCGTCGAGCTGTTCGGCGTGACCGCCGAGGAGGCCAGGGGCAAGGACCCGGTCGAGGCGTTCATGCCCGCCGACCTGCGCGAGCGCGGCCATCGCAGGGTCAAGGAGATCCTCGACGGCAAGGAGTGGACCGGCCTCGTCCCGTTCCGCATGCCGGGCGAGGACCGCCCGCACGGCATCGCCGAGATGTACGTGATGCCGAGCGAGACCGCGGACGGGGAACGGGCCGCGCTCTGCATCGTCGTGGACGTGCGCGCGCTGCGCCGGATCGAGACCGACCTGGCCGCCTCGCAGGCCATTTTCGGCCAATCCCCGTTCGGCTTCCTCCTCTTCGGCACCGACCTGACCGTCAAGCGGGCCAACCGGCGCTTCGCCACCGTCTTCGGCGGCTCCGCCGACGACCACCGCGGCCGGACCGTCCACGACTACCTGCCCGCGCCCGAGGCCGACCGGATGACCGCGGCGCTGCGCAAGGTCCTGGAGACCGGGGAGTCCGTCGCCGACCTCCAGATCGTCGGCGCCGCCCCCGGCTCCACCGACCGGCGCCAGTGGTCGATCAACCTCTACCGCGTCCACAGCGGCACCGGCCGCCCCGTCGGCGTCGCCGGGCTCGGCATCGACGTCACCCGGCGGCACAACGCGGCCCGCGAGGCCGCCAACGCCCGCCGCAACCTCGCCCTCCTCAACGAGGCCGGCGCCCGCATCGGCACCTCCCTCGACCTGGAGGCCACCGCCCGCGAGCTCCTCGGCGTCGCCGTACCCGGCTTCTGCGACCTCGCCGCCGTCGACCTCTACCAGGGCCTGCTCACCGGGGACGAGGCCCCGCCCGGCCGCATGGGCAGCTCCCACGACGTCGGCTACGGGGCCGGCAGCGCCGAACTGCGCCGGGTCGCCGTCGCCAGCGCCGTCTCCGACTCCCGCGTCCAGGTCGGCAGGCCACGGCCCGCCGGGGACGACGCGGCCGCCCGGACCGCCGGCGCCGACCGCGAGGTCTGTTGCGACGAGGGCCCCATCGCGGTCGGCTCCGTCCACCGCTACCCGTTCAACTCGCCCTGCGCCGACGCCCTGCGCACCGGCCGGATCCGCACCGTCCCCGGCACGGACGGCAGCCTCGTCCAGTCCACCCTCGTCGTCCCGATGGTCGCCCACGACACCGTCGTCGGACTCGTGCAGTTCTCCCGCGCCAAGGGAAGCGAACCCTTCGGCGAGCGCGACCGGGCCCTCGCCGTCGAACTGGCCGCCCGCGCCGCCGTCTGCATCGACAACGCCCGCCTCTACCGGCGCGAACACGAGCGCGCCCTCATCCTCCAGCGCAGCCTGCTGCCGCCCGGCGACCCCGAGGCGGCCGGCCTCGACATCGCCTGCCGCTACCTCCCCGGCACCGCCGCCACCGAGGTCGGCGGCGACTGGTTCGACGTCATCCAGCTCCCCGGCCACCGCACCGCCCTCGTCGTCGGCGACGTCATGGGCCGCGGCCTGCGCGCCGCCGTCGCCATGGGCGAACTGCGCACCGCCGTGCGCACCCTGGCCCAGCTCGACCTCGAACCCGCCGAGGTGCTGTCCCACCTCGACGAGATCGCCCGCGGCCTCGGCGCCCCCGGCGGCGCCCAGCAGTCCGCCCGCGCCCACAAGGCCCGCGGCCCCGAGCTCTCCGAGGTCTACCTCGCCACCTGCGTCTACGCCGTCTACGACCCGGTCACCCGGCGCTGCACCTTCGCCAACGCGGGCCACCTGCCGCCCGTGCTGGTCGAACCCGGCGAGGAGGCCCTGCTGCTCGACGTACCCCCCGGGATGCCGCTGGGCGTCGGCGGCGAGCCCTTCGAGGAGGTCGAGGTCGAGCTGCCGGAGGGCTCGCTGCTCGCCCTCTACACGGACGGGCTGGTCGAGTCGCGCGACCATCCGCTCGACGAGGGGCTGAGTGCCTTCCGCAGCGCCCTCGCCAACCCCGGCCGGCCCCTGGAGGACGTCTGCGACCACGTCCTGAGCACCCTCGACACGCGCCACGGCGAGGACGACATCGCGCTGCTGATGGCCCGCATCCAGGGACTTCCCGCCGAGGCCGTGGGCGACTGGCGGCTGCCCCGGGAGCCCCGCTCCGTCGGCCGCGCCCGGGAGCTGGCCCGCGCCCAGCTGACCGCCTGGCGGCTGGAGCCCCTGGTCGACACCGTCGAACTGCTCGTCAGCGAACTCGTCACCAACGCCCTGCGCTACGGCGAGGGGGAGATCCGGCTGCGGCTGCTGCGCGACCGCACCCTGGTCTGCGAGGTGTGGGACGCGGGCCTGGTCCAGCCGCGCCGCCGCCGTGCCAAGGACACCGACGAGGGCGGCCGCGGGCTGCAGCTGGTCGGACTCCTCAGCGCCGCCTGGGGCTCGCGCCGCACCCCGCGCGGCAAGACGGTCTGGTTCGAACTGCCGCTGCCGGACGGCGACGGCCTGGCCGAACCGACGGTGGACCAGCTGCTCAGCATGTTCTGA
- a CDS encoding ABC transporter family substrate-binding protein, with protein sequence MSQVGAPRGRTCSRSPRSRTLRSVATLSSAVLALAVLAGCSSGDSADETPAAAQDNAPAGRDQVADGGTLRWAVDALPTTLNAFQADADGATNRIAGAVLPSLYTLDDRGRPRLNPDYLESAQVVETEPKQVVLYKLNQQAVWSDGREIGAPDFVAQWRALSGRDTAYWTARNAGYERIEKIERGKNDLEVRVTFGKPYADWRSLFTPLYPKQVMGSPSAFNDGARTALKATAGPFLLKTVDRKGGDVTLTRNPRWWGQTAKLDTLVLKAVPRADRAAALAAGKLDLAEIDRSAAERIALAVRDARAGRNGGQALTHGPGAGITPAAALRSWALAHGSDEEKAAEVQAAREKNQQAVARYASEQDALARFVVRKSLEPAYTQLSLNGESGALADERVRRAVARAIDRQELAETVLKPLGLPARPPGSHLALAGQAAYADSSDALGDQDTKEARALLADAGWVPGGALKKPAGAKAGSAATKKEEGEKAAEKEAAKEGKDGEERSADKPADKPADKPAKKKEGDTASDDGLYIVGDDKPGGRPAAPLIGAAGPENGTNVLAPAPVAAFQSAALLRQAAALDTGTAAAPAAAKEQDRSEAKGVAGAYAPRGSAAPAAPAAVDAASQALGKDGKPLSLRFVLPSGPGSESLRAVGDRIVRMLDAVGIRTAVTKVSDESFFKDHIASGDYDLALYSWPATAYPATDARPIFAKPEPASDGSLLVEQNYARVGTDRIDQLFDQAVATLDEEEARDLVRQADARIWAAAGSIPLYQRPQLVAAKSDVVNAGAWGLAAPRYQDIGYKKPASAQGAERNTRK encoded by the coding sequence ATGTCCCAGGTCGGCGCCCCTCGCGGGAGGACATGCTCCAGGAGCCCCCGCTCCCGCACGCTCCGCTCCGTAGCCACCCTCAGCAGTGCCGTGCTCGCCCTCGCCGTGCTCGCCGGCTGCAGCTCCGGCGACAGCGCCGACGAGACCCCCGCCGCCGCCCAGGACAACGCGCCGGCCGGCCGCGACCAGGTCGCCGACGGAGGGACCCTGCGCTGGGCCGTCGACGCGCTGCCCACCACCCTCAACGCCTTCCAGGCCGACGCCGACGGCGCCACGAACCGCATCGCCGGCGCCGTGCTCCCCTCCCTCTACACCCTGGACGACCGCGGCAGGCCGCGGCTCAACCCGGACTACCTCGAATCCGCCCAGGTCGTCGAGACCGAGCCCAAGCAGGTCGTCCTCTACAAGCTCAACCAGCAGGCGGTCTGGAGCGACGGCCGCGAGATCGGCGCCCCCGACTTCGTCGCCCAGTGGCGGGCGCTCAGCGGCCGGGACACCGCGTACTGGACCGCGCGCAACGCCGGCTACGAGCGGATCGAGAAGATCGAGCGCGGCAAGAACGACCTGGAGGTGCGGGTCACCTTCGGCAAGCCGTACGCCGACTGGCGTTCGCTCTTCACCCCCCTGTACCCGAAGCAGGTGATGGGCTCCCCGAGCGCCTTCAACGACGGGGCGCGCACCGCCCTGAAGGCCACCGCAGGACCGTTCCTGCTGAAGACGGTGGACCGCAAGGGCGGTGACGTCACGCTCACCCGCAACCCCCGCTGGTGGGGACAGACCGCCAAGCTGGACACCCTCGTCCTGAAGGCCGTGCCCCGCGCCGACCGGGCCGCCGCGCTCGCCGCCGGAAAGCTGGACCTGGCCGAGATCGACCGCTCCGCCGCCGAGCGGATCGCGCTCGCGGTACGGGACGCCCGGGCCGGCCGCAACGGCGGGCAGGCGCTCACCCACGGGCCCGGCGCCGGGATCACCCCCGCCGCCGCCCTGCGTTCCTGGGCCCTCGCACACGGCTCCGACGAGGAGAAGGCGGCCGAGGTCCAGGCCGCCCGGGAGAAGAACCAGCAGGCCGTCGCCCGGTACGCGAGCGAGCAGGACGCGCTGGCCCGTTTCGTCGTACGGAAGTCCCTGGAGCCCGCGTACACCCAGCTCTCCCTCAACGGGGAGTCCGGGGCGCTGGCCGACGAGCGGGTGCGCCGGGCGGTGGCCCGGGCGATCGACCGCCAGGAGCTCGCCGAGACCGTGCTGAAGCCGCTCGGCCTCCCGGCCAGGCCCCCGGGCAGCCACCTGGCGCTCGCCGGGCAGGCCGCCTACGCCGACAGCAGCGACGCGCTCGGCGACCAGGACACCAAGGAGGCGCGGGCGCTCCTCGCCGACGCGGGCTGGGTGCCGGGCGGCGCCCTGAAGAAGCCGGCCGGGGCGAAGGCGGGCAGCGCCGCCACGAAGAAGGAAGAAGGGGAGAAGGCGGCGGAGAAGGAGGCGGCCAAGGAAGGCAAGGACGGCGAGGAGCGGTCCGCCGACAAGCCCGCCGACAAGCCCGCCGACAAGCCCGCCAAGAAGAAGGAGGGCGACACCGCCTCCGACGACGGGCTCTACATCGTCGGCGACGACAAGCCCGGCGGCCGCCCGGCCGCCCCGCTGATCGGCGCGGCCGGCCCCGAGAACGGCACCAACGTCCTCGCCCCCGCCCCCGTCGCCGCCTTCCAGAGCGCGGCCCTGCTCCGGCAGGCCGCGGCCCTGGACACCGGCACCGCGGCCGCCCCGGCCGCCGCGAAGGAGCAGGACCGGTCCGAGGCGAAGGGCGTGGCCGGCGCCTACGCCCCGCGCGGCTCCGCCGCCCCGGCGGCCCCCGCCGCCGTCGACGCGGCCTCGCAGGCGCTGGGCAAGGACGGCAAGCCGCTCAGCCTCCGGTTCGTGCTGCCCTCGGGCCCCGGCTCCGAGTCGCTGCGGGCGGTCGGCGACCGGATCGTCCGGATGCTCGACGCCGTGGGCATCCGCACCGCGGTCACGAAGGTCTCCGACGAGAGCTTCTTCAAGGACCACATCGCCTCCGGCGACTACGACCTGGCCCTCTACTCCTGGCCCGCCACCGCCTACCCGGCGACCGACGCCCGGCCGATCTTCGCCAAGCCGGAGCCGGCCTCCGACGGCTCGCTGCTGGTCGAGCAGAACTACGCCCGGGTCGGCACGGACCGGATCGACCAGCTGTTCGACCAGGCGGTGGCCACCCTCGACGAGGAGGAGGCCCGCGACCTGGTCCGCCAGGCCGACGCCCGGATCTGGGC
- a CDS encoding PspA/IM30 family protein, with product MSKQTILGRVAQLAKANINALLDQAEDPQKMLDQLIRDYASNIAEAEEAVAATIGNLRMMEQDHQEDVDAAKEWGGKALAASRKADELRAGGQTAEADRFDNLAKVALGRQLQSEKEARTAEPTIAAQTEVVAKLKGGLTQMKAKLGELQAKRDELVARAKSAQAQNRMTDAVKSVDVLDPTSELSRFEDKVRREEARALGEQELAASSLDAQFEQLDALGDQAEIEARLAALKG from the coding sequence ATGAGCAAGCAGACGATCCTGGGCCGGGTGGCCCAGCTGGCGAAGGCCAACATCAACGCGCTCCTCGACCAGGCCGAGGATCCGCAGAAGATGCTGGACCAGCTGATCCGCGACTACGCGAGCAACATCGCGGAGGCCGAGGAGGCCGTCGCCGCGACCATCGGCAATCTGCGGATGATGGAGCAGGACCACCAGGAGGACGTGGACGCGGCGAAGGAGTGGGGCGGGAAGGCCCTGGCCGCGAGCCGCAAGGCGGACGAGCTGCGGGCCGGCGGGCAGACCGCCGAGGCGGACCGCTTCGACAACCTGGCGAAGGTCGCGCTGGGCCGCCAGCTCCAGTCGGAGAAGGAGGCGCGGACGGCGGAGCCGACGATCGCCGCGCAGACCGAGGTGGTGGCGAAGCTCAAGGGCGGTCTCACCCAGATGAAGGCCAAGCTGGGCGAGCTCCAGGCCAAGCGGGACGAGCTGGTCGCGCGGGCGAAGTCGGCGCAGGCGCAGAACCGGATGACGGACGCGGTGAAGAGCGTCGACGTCCTCGACCCGACCAGCGAGCTCAGCCGTTTCGAGGACAAGGTCCGCCGGGAGGAGGCGAGGGCCCTGGGCGAGCAGGAGCTCGCGGCCTCCTCCCTGGACGCCCAGTTCGAGCAGCTGGACGCGCTCGGCGACCAGGCCGAGATCGAGGCCCGGCTGGCCGCCCTGAAGGGCTGA
- a CDS encoding TPM domain-containing protein, producing the protein MTRTAARALLAVLVAAWWLLVPAVPGARADDPVTLSREGQITDRVGALGDRRPEVVRALDALYDARRVQLFVVYVRDFSGRPAQGWADATAERNGLGRDDVLLAVATHDRQYGYSADPDSRFTQAQLDDVARTAVEPALRQNDWAGAAIGAANGYSAVLAGQPVPTPVITPGPADPGTGPAGSTSASDLVLPVVLVGGAGAVAAYAFTRRRRKGGPRTAPGGAPPGGQGWGPPKAPAQPTLEELDGRARQALVATDDAVRTSTEELGFATAQFGDEAAEPFTAAVRYAEGELTAAFRLRQQLDDAFPEDDATRRSMLEEILKRCADVNARLDAESADFDRLRALEGNAPQALAAVEAAFREQTGRVGTAEAALTAMRARYTESAAAPVSGDVEQAKDRLVFATSTVNRARQHIDAGENGAAAVQIRAAEGAVDQAARLIEAVDRRAKELAEAVGGLPGALAETEADLADARGLLQGTAEGVSTADLRGRIGRAESVLADVRAAVDSGRYDPIDALRRVEQADSALDEALAGARERESGTRRARALLDQALLTARSAIGAAGDYVTTHRGAVGAEARTRLAEAQRRLDRAAGLGEGDPQAALAEAQQADALARRAQELAERDVRTYGNPDGFGGAPGTEGAGGSGLGGAVLGGIILGGLFGGGRGGGGHGGGGHGGGFGGGGFGGGPGSFGGGGTRGRLGGGGRF; encoded by the coding sequence GTGACGCGAACAGCCGCCCGAGCCCTGCTCGCCGTGCTGGTGGCGGCGTGGTGGCTGCTCGTGCCCGCCGTCCCCGGTGCCCGCGCCGACGACCCGGTCACGCTGTCCCGGGAGGGGCAGATCACCGACCGGGTGGGCGCGCTCGGCGACCGCCGGCCCGAGGTGGTGCGGGCCCTCGACGCGCTCTACGACGCCCGCCGGGTGCAGCTCTTCGTCGTGTACGTGCGGGACTTCTCCGGCCGCCCGGCCCAGGGCTGGGCCGACGCCACCGCCGAGCGCAACGGGCTGGGCCGGGACGACGTCCTGCTCGCCGTCGCCACCCACGACCGGCAGTACGGCTACTCCGCCGACCCCGACTCGCGCTTCACCCAGGCCCAGCTCGACGACGTGGCACGGACCGCGGTCGAACCGGCCCTGCGGCAGAACGACTGGGCGGGCGCGGCGATCGGCGCCGCGAACGGCTACTCCGCCGTGCTCGCCGGACAGCCCGTCCCCACCCCCGTGATCACCCCCGGCCCCGCCGACCCCGGCACCGGTCCGGCCGGCTCCACCTCGGCGAGCGACCTGGTCCTGCCCGTCGTCCTGGTCGGCGGCGCCGGCGCGGTGGCGGCGTACGCCTTCACCCGGCGGCGGCGCAAGGGCGGCCCCCGCACCGCGCCCGGCGGCGCTCCCCCCGGCGGACAGGGCTGGGGTCCGCCGAAGGCGCCCGCGCAGCCGACCCTGGAGGAGCTGGACGGCAGGGCCCGGCAGGCGCTGGTCGCCACCGACGACGCCGTCCGCACCAGCACCGAGGAACTCGGCTTCGCGACGGCCCAGTTCGGCGACGAGGCGGCCGAGCCGTTCACCGCGGCCGTCCGGTACGCCGAGGGCGAGCTCACGGCGGCGTTCCGGCTGCGGCAGCAGCTCGACGACGCGTTCCCGGAGGACGACGCGACCCGCCGCTCGATGCTGGAGGAGATCCTGAAGCGCTGCGCGGACGTGAACGCCCGGCTCGACGCCGAGTCCGCGGACTTCGACCGGCTGCGCGCCCTGGAGGGCAACGCCCCGCAGGCCCTGGCGGCCGTCGAGGCGGCGTTCCGGGAGCAGACCGGCCGGGTCGGCACGGCGGAGGCGGCGCTCACGGCGATGCGCGCGCGGTACACCGAGTCCGCGGCGGCCCCGGTCTCCGGCGACGTGGAGCAGGCCAAGGACCGGCTCGTGTTCGCCACCTCGACCGTCAACCGGGCCCGGCAGCACATCGACGCGGGCGAGAACGGTGCCGCCGCCGTGCAGATCCGGGCGGCGGAGGGCGCCGTGGACCAGGCGGCCCGGCTGATCGAGGCGGTCGACCGGCGGGCCAAGGAGCTGGCGGAGGCGGTGGGCGGACTGCCGGGCGCGCTCGCCGAGACCGAGGCGGACCTGGCCGATGCCCGCGGGCTGCTCCAGGGCACCGCGGAGGGCGTGTCCACGGCGGACCTGCGGGGCCGGATCGGCCGGGCCGAGTCCGTACTGGCCGATGTGCGCGCGGCGGTGGACTCCGGGCGGTACGACCCGATCGACGCGCTGCGCCGGGTCGAGCAGGCGGACTCCGCGCTCGACGAGGCCCTGGCCGGCGCCCGGGAGCGCGAGTCGGGCACCCGGCGCGCCCGGGCCCTCCTGGACCAGGCCCTGCTCACGGCCCGCTCCGCGATCGGGGCGGCGGGCGACTACGTGACGACGCACCGCGGCGCGGTCGGCGCCGAGGCCCGCACCCGGCTGGCCGAGGCCCAGCGGCGGCTGGACCGGGCGGCCGGGCTCGGCGAGGGCGACCCGCAGGCCGCCCTGGCCGAGGCCCAGCAGGCGGACGCGCTGGCCCGGCGGGCGCAGGAGCTGGCCGAGCGGGACGTGCGGACGTACGGGAACCCGGACGGCTTCGGCGGCGCCCCGGGCACCGAGGGTGCCGGCGGCAGCGGGCTCGGCGGCGCGGTGCTCGGCGGCATCATCCTCGGCGGCCTGTTCGGAGGGGGCCGTGGCGGGGGCGGGCACGGCGGGGGCGGGCACGGCGGGGGGTTCGGGGGCGGCGGCTTCGGCGGCGGCCCCGGCAGCTTCGGCGGCGGGGGCACGCGCGGCCGGCTGGGCGGCGGCGGCCGGTTCTGA